CGTTTTTCCATCGCCCTTCTCCCGCTTCTCGCGCTCGCAGCCTGTGGCGGCGGTGAAGGCAATAGCTCGGCACCCGTTTCGAGCGCGCCCGTTGCACAGACGCCGCCGCCCGCGGGCAAGCAATGGGCCGATGTCGTCGTCAAGACGCCCGAGGGCGGCTATCTCCAGGGCAATCCAAGCGCGCCGATCAAGCTGGTCGAATATGGTTCGCGCACCTGCCCGACCTGCGGCCGCTTCGGCGTCGAGGCGGCCGAGCCGCTGCGCGCAAACTATATTTCGACGGGCAAGGTCAGCTACGAGTTCCGCGATTTCCCGCTCCATGGCGCGCCCGATCTCGCGCTCGCGCTGCTCAACCGGTGCGCCGGCACCGAGGCGTTCTTCCCGATGCTCGACCAGATCTTCGCGAACCAGCCGAGCTTCTTCGAGAAGATGGAAAAGCTGCCCGAGGGCTTCCAGCAGCAGCTCCAGACAATGGCCCCGCCCCAGGCGGCTGCGGCGATGGCCGACGCAGCCGGGATGGTCGAGTTCGCCAAGCAGCGCGGCATCCCCGAGGCAAAGGCGCGCCAGTGCCTCGCCGATCAGGCCGCGATCAAGGAAGTCGCCGACAGCCTGGCCGACGGATCGAACAACAAGGGCGTGACCGGGACGCCGAGCTTCTTCATCAACGGCGACAAGATCGACGCAGCGCTCTGGTCGCAAGTCGAGACCGCGCTGAAGGCGGCGGGCGCGCGCTAGCGGCCTAAGCGGGGGGCCGGGGCGATGCAGATCAAACGGCTGCGACTGACGGGCTTCAAGAGCTTCGTCGATCCGGCCGATCTGCGCATCGAACCCGGCCTGACCGGGATCGTCGGTCCCAATGGGTGCGGCAAGTCCAACCTGCTCGAAGCGCTGCGCTGGGCTATGGGCGAGAACAGCGCCAAGTCGATGCGCGGCGCGGGCATGGAAGACGTGATCTTCGCCGGCACCGCGACGCGGCCCGCGCGTGATTTCGCTGAAGTCTCGATCCTCGCCGAGCAAGTGGGGGACGACGACGAACTCGAAGTCGTCCGCCGGATCGAGCGCGGTGCAGGCTCGGCCTATCGGATCAACGGACGCGACGTGCGGGCGAAGGACGTCGCGCTGGTGTTTGCCGATTCGGCGACGGGCGCGCATTCGCCCGCGCTGGTGAGCCAGGGACGGATCGGTGCGATCATCTCGGCCAAGCCCGGCGAGCGTCGGGCGATGCTGGAAGAGGCGGCGGGGATCGCCGGGCTGCACGTCCGGCGGCGAGATGCCGAGCAGAAGCTGCGCGCAACCGAGGCCAATCTCACGCGTCTCGACGAACTGATCGGCGACCAGGAGACGCGCGCCGCGGCACTCAAGCGTCAGGCGCGGCAGGCCGAGCGCTATCGCGAACTCTCCGATCGCATCCGCATCGCCGAGGCGCGGATGATCTATGCGCGTTGGCGCGACGCGGCCGCCGCCGCCGATACCGCCAAGAAGGAAGCGGCGGCCGCCGAGACGCTGGTCGCCGAGCGGGCACAGGCACATGACGCCACCGCGGCCCGCCAGCAGGCTGCGGCAGAGACGCTTGCCGGGTTGCGCGCCGATGCACTTATGGTGCGAGACCGCGCGACGGAAGCGATGCACCGGCTGGCGACGCTGCGCAGCGAACGCGCCACCGTTGAGCGCCGCATTGTGGAGTTGCGCGATGCCGAGGCGCGGCTGGCCGACGACCGGAGCCGCGAGGGCGCGCTGGCGCATGATGCCGGCGAAGCGCTGGCGCGGCTTGGCGACGAAGCAAAGGCGCTCGATACCCGCATTGACGATGCCGGAGCGCGGATGCCGACACTGGATGGCGCATTGGCCGAGGCCGAGCGGGCGGCGCGCGATGCCGAGGTGGCGCTGGCCCAGGCGCTGGCGGCGCAGGCGAGCGAGGCTGCGGACGCGCGAGTCGCCGAGGCGGCATTGATCGCCGCGCGGACCCGAGCCGAGCGGGCAGGGCGCGACCAGGCGCGGATCGATGCGGAGATCCGCGCTTTGGGAGACGTCCAGCCGTTACAGGCCGAGAAATTGCGCGCCGCCGAAGCGCGAGCGCAGTCGGTGCGCCAGGCGGAGACCGCGCGTTCGGGCCTGACTCGCGCCGACGCCAGCGAACGCAGCGCAATCGACTCGCGGGATCGGGCGCAATCGACGCGGGCGGCTGCGCATGCCGAACTGGCGCAGATCGACAGCGAGTCCGCCGTGCTTGCCAAGGCGACGAGGCCCTCGGGCAAGGATCGGCTGCTCGATCGGCTCAAGGTCGATGCAGGTTATGAGCGCGCGCTTGCCGCGGCGTTGGGCGACGATCTTGAAGCGGGGCTCGACGCGAGTGCCGAGCGCTATTGGGCGGGTGCCGGAGCGCAGCCCGGCGATCCCGGCGCGCCGGCCGATACCACACCACTGGCGCAGCATGTCGAGGCGCCGGCGGCGCTGGCCCGTCGGCTGGCGCAAGTGCTGGTGGCGGAGAGCGATGCGGGGCACCCGCTCGCGGTCGGGCAGCGGCTGGTCACGGTCGCCGGGGTGCTGCGGCGCTGGGACGGCTATGTCGCCAAGTCGGGCGGGGCAGCGGCGGCGGAGCGGCTGGAACGGGTCAACCGGATGGCGGCGCTGGAGAAGGCGCGGCCCGCCGCGGTGCGCGCAGTGGATGCGGCCGACACCGAGCTGGCGCGGATCGACGAGACGATTGCCGAGGCGCGCCGTGCCGCGGCCGATTGCCGTCGCGTGCTAGATCATGCGGAGAATGCGGGGCGCGAAGCCGGGCGTGCCGAGGACCGTGCCACTGCGCAGCTCGAACGGATCGAATCGCAGCGCGCGGACCTGGAAGCGCGCCGCACACGCGTTGCCGCCGAACAGGACGAGGCCGCCGACGAACTGGCCCGCGCCGAAGCGCTCAAGGCGGCGCTGCCCGATGGTTCGGCGACGCGTGCTCGTGTGGCTACGCTGTCGTCCGAAGCCGAGGTTCGCCGTGCGGCGGCCGCCAATGCCCGCAGCGAACGCGGCACGCTGGAACGCGAGATCGCCCAGGCGCGCGAGCGGCTTGCCGCGGCCACTGCCGAAAGCCGCAGCTGGAAGTCGCGTGCGGGCGAAGCGGCGCGGCGCTCGGCGGAAATGGACAAGCGTGCCGTGGCGTTGGCCGAGGAAAGCGAGCGCATCGCCGACCGCCCCGCCGAGCTCGATGCCGCGGTGACCGAGGCCGAGGCGGCGACCGAAGCGGCGCGCGCGCAATCCGCAGCGGCACAGGCCGCCGAACGCGAGGCCGAGACTGCGCTGCGCGCGACCGAAGGCGAGGTGCGCGCCGCCAATGAAGGGCTGGCCGAGGCGCGCGAGGCGCGCGCCGGCGCCGTGGCGCGCGTCGAGAACCAGGAGATGCGCCGGATCGAGATGGGGCGGTTGTCGGGCGAGCGCTTCGAATGTCCCCCACCGCTGCTGCCGCAGAAAGCCGGGTTCGAGGCGGAGACGGTGCGCAGCCCACAGGAGGAATCCGCCGCCCATGAAAAGCTCAATGTCGATCGCGAGCGGATTGGGCCGGTCAATCTTGTCGCCGAGACCGAACTCGCCGAGCTGGAAGCGGCGTTCACCAGCAACGCCGCCGAGCGCGACGAGCTGGCGCAGGCAGTCAACCGGCTGCGCGGCTCGATCGGGACGCTCAACCGCGAGGGACGGCAGCGGCTGCTAGCGGCGTTCGAGGCAGTCGATGTGCATTTCCGGCGGCTGTTCTCGACGTTGTTCAACGGCGGACAGGCGCATCTGGAACTGGTCGATTCGGACGATCCGCTCGAGGCCGGGCTCGAGATCATGGCGCAGCCGCCGGGGAAGCGGCTTCAGTCGCTGACCCTGCTTTCGGGCGGCGAACAGGCGCTGACCGCGGTGGCTCTGATCTTTGCGCTGTTCCTGACCAATCCGGCGCCGATCTGCGTGCTCGACGAAGTCGATGCGCCGCTCGACGATGCCAATATCGAGCGCTTCTGCGACTTGCTCGAGGCGATGACCCGCGAGACCGCGACGCGCTATCTGATCGTTACCCACAATGCCGCGACGATGAGCCGGATGCACCGGCTGTTCGGCGTTACGATGGTCGAGCGCGGGGTGAGTCGTCTGGTCTCGGTGGATCTCGGCGGAGCGGAAAGTCTGCTGGCGGCAGAATAGGATTTCGCGCCGCCAGTTTTACGATTTACACGGTGGATATGGAATTAAATTGCTTGAAGGCGACAGATTGTGGCGATTATATACGTGACAAATCAGCCGTGA
This genomic stretch from Sphingomonas sp. LM7 harbors:
- the smc gene encoding chromosome segregation protein SMC, with translation MQIKRLRLTGFKSFVDPADLRIEPGLTGIVGPNGCGKSNLLEALRWAMGENSAKSMRGAGMEDVIFAGTATRPARDFAEVSILAEQVGDDDELEVVRRIERGAGSAYRINGRDVRAKDVALVFADSATGAHSPALVSQGRIGAIISAKPGERRAMLEEAAGIAGLHVRRRDAEQKLRATEANLTRLDELIGDQETRAAALKRQARQAERYRELSDRIRIAEARMIYARWRDAAAAADTAKKEAAAAETLVAERAQAHDATAARQQAAAETLAGLRADALMVRDRATEAMHRLATLRSERATVERRIVELRDAEARLADDRSREGALAHDAGEALARLGDEAKALDTRIDDAGARMPTLDGALAEAERAARDAEVALAQALAAQASEAADARVAEAALIAARTRAERAGRDQARIDAEIRALGDVQPLQAEKLRAAEARAQSVRQAETARSGLTRADASERSAIDSRDRAQSTRAAAHAELAQIDSESAVLAKATRPSGKDRLLDRLKVDAGYERALAAALGDDLEAGLDASAERYWAGAGAQPGDPGAPADTTPLAQHVEAPAALARRLAQVLVAESDAGHPLAVGQRLVTVAGVLRRWDGYVAKSGGAAAAERLERVNRMAALEKARPAAVRAVDAADTELARIDETIAEARRAAADCRRVLDHAENAGREAGRAEDRATAQLERIESQRADLEARRTRVAAEQDEAADELARAEALKAALPDGSATRARVATLSSEAEVRRAAAANARSERGTLEREIAQARERLAAATAESRSWKSRAGEAARRSAEMDKRAVALAEESERIADRPAELDAAVTEAEAATEAARAQSAAAQAAEREAETALRATEGEVRAANEGLAEAREARAGAVARVENQEMRRIEMGRLSGERFECPPPLLPQKAGFEAETVRSPQEESAAHEKLNVDRERIGPVNLVAETELAELEAAFTSNAAERDELAQAVNRLRGSIGTLNREGRQRLLAAFEAVDVHFRRLFSTLFNGGQAHLELVDSDDPLEAGLEIMAQPPGKRLQSLTLLSGGEQALTAVALIFALFLTNPAPICVLDEVDAPLDDANIERFCDLLEAMTRETATRYLIVTHNAATMSRMHRLFGVTMVERGVSRLVSVDLGGAESLLAAE
- a CDS encoding thioredoxin domain-containing protein — encoded protein: MRFSIALLPLLALAACGGGEGNSSAPVSSAPVAQTPPPAGKQWADVVVKTPEGGYLQGNPSAPIKLVEYGSRTCPTCGRFGVEAAEPLRANYISTGKVSYEFRDFPLHGAPDLALALLNRCAGTEAFFPMLDQIFANQPSFFEKMEKLPEGFQQQLQTMAPPQAAAAMADAAGMVEFAKQRGIPEAKARQCLADQAAIKEVADSLADGSNNKGVTGTPSFFINGDKIDAALWSQVETALKAAGAR